A single region of the Streptomyces sp. NBC_00425 genome encodes:
- a CDS encoding DUF6213 family protein, translating into MNREVTLPLIVDDRGTLQVAAADVSKLLRTLGGRWLHLVEAGAEGLDEDTVAALTIELAKLADRIDVACIAHSSGGAP; encoded by the coding sequence GTGAACCGCGAAGTGACCCTGCCCCTGATCGTCGACGACCGCGGGACCCTGCAGGTGGCCGCGGCGGACGTGAGCAAGCTGCTCCGCACGCTCGGGGGCCGGTGGCTGCATCTCGTCGAGGCCGGGGCGGAGGGTCTCGACGAGGACACCGTCGCCGCGCTGACGATCGAACTCGCCAAGCTCGCCGACCGGATCGACGTGGCCTGCATCGCGCACAGCAGCGGAGGCGCGCCCTAG
- a CDS encoding NADP-dependent succinic semialdehyde dehydrogenase: MPIATVNPANGETLETYAAMDGEELERRLQLAEATFRTYRTTTYPERARMLNRAADLLDEDQRDIGRTMTLEMGKPVGQARAEAAKCARAMRWYAEHAQELLADEEPAAADVKDSGGSRAVVRYRPLGPVLAVMPWNFPLWQVVRFAAPALMAGNVGLLKHASNVPRTALYLEELFHRAGFPTGCFQTLLVGSGAVDAVLRDERVKAATLTGSEPAGRAVAATAGEMIKKTVLELGGSDPYVVMPSADVDRAAEVAVTARVQNNGQSCIAAKRFIVHTDVYDAFVERFVAGMAALKVGDPLEEDTDVGPLASEQGRSDLEELVDDARRFGAEVLCGGERPEGPGWYYPPTVLAGVTREMRIHREEAFGPVATVYRAADLDAAVLIANDSPFGLSSNVWTRDEAEVDRFVRDLEAGGVFVNGMTASHPGFPFGGVKRSGYGRELSGHGIREFCNITTVWHGA, from the coding sequence ATGCCCATCGCGACGGTGAACCCGGCGAACGGCGAGACGCTCGAGACGTACGCGGCCATGGACGGGGAGGAGCTGGAACGTCGGCTCCAGCTCGCCGAGGCCACCTTCCGCACGTACCGGACGACGACGTATCCCGAACGCGCACGAATGCTGAACCGGGCCGCCGACCTGCTCGACGAGGACCAGCGGGACATCGGCCGGACCATGACCCTCGAGATGGGCAAACCGGTCGGGCAGGCGCGGGCCGAGGCGGCGAAGTGCGCCCGGGCGATGCGCTGGTACGCCGAGCACGCGCAGGAGCTGCTCGCCGACGAGGAGCCGGCCGCCGCCGACGTGAAGGACTCCGGCGGCTCGCGCGCGGTGGTCCGGTACCGGCCGCTGGGTCCGGTGCTCGCGGTGATGCCGTGGAACTTCCCGCTGTGGCAGGTCGTGCGGTTCGCCGCGCCGGCGCTGATGGCGGGCAACGTGGGGCTGCTCAAGCACGCCTCGAACGTCCCGCGGACCGCGCTGTACCTGGAGGAGCTGTTCCACCGGGCGGGCTTCCCCACGGGCTGCTTCCAGACCCTGCTGGTCGGTTCGGGCGCGGTGGACGCCGTCCTGCGCGACGAACGGGTCAAGGCGGCGACCCTGACCGGCAGCGAGCCGGCCGGACGGGCCGTCGCCGCCACCGCCGGCGAGATGATCAAGAAGACCGTGCTGGAGCTGGGCGGCAGCGACCCGTACGTGGTGATGCCGTCGGCGGACGTCGACCGAGCGGCCGAGGTCGCGGTGACCGCGCGTGTGCAGAACAACGGGCAGTCGTGCATCGCCGCCAAGCGGTTCATCGTTCACACGGACGTGTACGACGCGTTCGTCGAGCGGTTCGTCGCGGGCATGGCGGCACTGAAGGTCGGGGATCCGCTGGAGGAGGACACGGATGTCGGCCCGCTGGCGAGCGAACAGGGGCGGTCGGACCTGGAGGAACTGGTGGACGACGCGCGGCGCTTCGGAGCCGAGGTGCTGTGCGGGGGCGAACGGCCCGAAGGGCCCGGCTGGTACTACCCGCCGACCGTCCTGGCCGGTGTCACGCGGGAGATGCGCATCCACCGCGAGGAGGCGTTCGGGCCGGTGGCGACCGTGTACCGGGCGGCCGACCTGGACGCGGCGGTCCTCATCGCCAACGACTCGCCGTTCGGGCTGAGTTCCAACGTCTGGACGCGCGACGAGGCCGAGGTCGACCGGTTCGTCCGGGATCTGGAGGCCGGCGGGGTGTTCGTCAACGGGATGACCGCGTCCCATCCGGGGTTCCCGTTCGGCGGGGTGAAGCGGTCCGGATACGGCCGTGAGCTGTCCGGGCACGGAATCCGGGAGTTCTGCAACATCACCACGGTTTGGCACGGTGCGTGA
- a CDS encoding NUDIX domain-containing protein → MTARRSAGLLLFRHTGAGLEVLLGHMGGPYFAKKDAGAWTVPKGEYESDEPAWEAARREFREELGLAPPDGEPIALGEVRQTGGKTVTVWAVEADLDPAAVEPGTFTMEWPPRSGRTREFPELDRVAWYGLERARELIVTAQAAFLDRLAEHSSPSA, encoded by the coding sequence GTGACCGCGCGCCGAAGTGCCGGCCTGCTGCTGTTCCGGCACACCGGAGCGGGCCTGGAGGTGCTGTTGGGTCATATGGGCGGCCCCTATTTCGCGAAGAAGGACGCCGGCGCGTGGACCGTCCCCAAGGGCGAGTACGAGTCCGACGAGCCCGCCTGGGAGGCGGCCCGGCGCGAGTTCCGCGAGGAGCTGGGGCTGGCCCCGCCCGACGGCGAGCCGATCGCGCTCGGCGAGGTGCGGCAGACCGGCGGCAAGACCGTCACGGTGTGGGCCGTCGAGGCGGATCTCGACCCGGCCGCCGTCGAGCCGGGCACGTTCACCATGGAGTGGCCGCCCCGTTCGGGGCGCACCCGGGAGTTCCCTGAACTGGACCGGGTGGCCTGGTACGGCCTGGAACGCGCGCGCGAGCTGATCGTCACGGCGCAGGCCGCGTTTCTGGACCGGCTGGCGGAGCACTCGTCACCGAGCGCCTGA
- a CDS encoding ATP-dependent DNA ligase has translation MLLTRLADVSREVAAVPARSRKIALLAELFRETDAEDVPVVIPYLAGRLPQGRLGVGWKVLSRPVAPADEPTLSVREADALLTELGTVSGPGSQAERARLVGELMSAATADEQRFLLGLITGEVRQGALDAVAVEGLAQATGAPPGDVRRAVMLAGSLQSVARALLADGPAALESFRLTVGRPVQPMLAHTASSVTEAVGRLGACAVEEKLDGIRVQVHRDGDDVRLYTRTLDDITDRLPEVTRAARELAGSRFILDGEVIAFDGAGRPRSFQETAGRVGSRVDVATAAEAVPVSPVFFDALSVDGRDLLDLPFTERHAELARLTPEPLRVRRTLVSGPDDVEAAEEFSRQTLLRGHEGVVVKALDAPYSAGRRGASWLKVKPVHTLDLVVLAAEWGHGRRTGKLSNLHLGARTRDGGFVMLGKTFKGMTDAMLAWQTEHLRGLAVEENGYAVTVRPELVVEIAYDGLQRSSRYPAGVTLRFARVLRYREDKRPEEADTVETLLAAHPQVRP, from the coding sequence ATGTTGCTGACCCGGCTCGCCGACGTGTCCCGGGAGGTCGCCGCCGTCCCGGCGCGCTCCCGCAAGATCGCCCTGCTCGCCGAACTCTTCCGGGAGACGGACGCGGAGGACGTCCCCGTCGTCATCCCGTACCTGGCCGGGCGGCTCCCCCAGGGCCGCCTGGGCGTCGGCTGGAAGGTGCTGAGCCGCCCGGTCGCCCCGGCCGACGAGCCGACCCTCTCGGTGCGGGAGGCGGACGCCCTGCTCACCGAGCTCGGCACGGTCTCGGGCCCCGGATCGCAGGCCGAACGGGCGCGTCTGGTGGGCGAGTTGATGAGCGCGGCCACCGCCGACGAACAGCGGTTCCTGCTCGGCCTGATCACCGGCGAGGTCCGCCAGGGCGCGCTGGACGCCGTCGCCGTGGAGGGCCTGGCGCAGGCGACCGGCGCGCCCCCGGGAGACGTACGGCGGGCGGTGATGCTCGCCGGGTCGCTGCAGTCGGTGGCGCGGGCGCTGCTCGCGGACGGCCCCGCGGCGCTGGAGTCGTTCCGGCTCACCGTGGGCCGCCCGGTGCAGCCGATGCTCGCGCACACCGCGTCGTCCGTCACCGAGGCGGTCGGCAGGCTCGGCGCATGCGCGGTGGAGGAGAAGCTGGACGGCATCCGCGTGCAGGTGCACCGCGACGGCGACGACGTGCGGCTGTACACCCGCACCCTGGACGACATCACCGACCGCCTGCCCGAGGTGACCCGTGCGGCCCGGGAGCTCGCGGGTTCGCGGTTCATCCTGGACGGCGAGGTCATCGCCTTCGACGGGGCGGGCCGCCCCCGTTCGTTCCAGGAGACCGCCGGACGGGTCGGCTCCCGGGTGGACGTGGCGACGGCCGCGGAGGCGGTGCCCGTGTCCCCCGTCTTCTTCGACGCGTTGTCCGTGGACGGCCGGGACCTGCTCGACCTGCCCTTCACCGAACGGCACGCGGAACTGGCCCGGCTGACGCCCGAACCCCTGCGGGTGCGCCGCACGCTGGTGTCCGGCCCGGACGACGTCGAGGCCGCGGAGGAGTTCTCCCGGCAGACGCTGCTCCGTGGCCACGAGGGCGTCGTCGTCAAGGCGCTGGACGCGCCCTACAGCGCCGGCCGACGGGGTGCGTCCTGGCTGAAGGTCAAGCCCGTGCACACCCTCGACCTGGTGGTGCTGGCCGCCGAATGGGGCCACGGGAGGCGCACCGGCAAGCTCTCCAACCTGCACCTCGGCGCCCGTACGCGGGACGGCGGGTTCGTGATGCTCGGCAAGACCTTCAAGGGCATGACCGACGCGATGCTGGCCTGGCAGACGGAACACCTGCGGGGGCTGGCCGTCGAGGAGAACGGGTACGCGGTGACCGTCCGGCCCGAACTCGTCGTCGAGATCGCCTACGACGGGCTGCAGCGCTCCTCCCGCTACCCGGCCGGCGTCACCCTGCGCTTCGCCCGTGTGCTGCGCTACCGCGAGGACAAGCGACCCGAGGAGGCGGACACGGTGGAGACCCTGCTCGCCGCCCACCCGCAGGTGCGCCCGTGA
- a CDS encoding NAD(P)/FAD-dependent oxidoreductase, translated as MVTVTEKFEVIVVGGGAAGLSAALVLGRSRRGTLVIDAGEPRNAPAAHMHGYLSRDGMSPAEFLAVGREEIARYGVRLVRDRAVDATRVDGGEGFAVRLAGGRTVHARQLVVATGLKDELPPVAGLAERFGRDVLHCPYCHGWEVRDRAFGVLATTSMSVHQALVVSQWSKDVVLFLHTVPEEELTGEDRRRLAAAGVDVVAGEVAALVVEDDRLTGVRLAAGGPGEGEAHDREVLFVAPRAVPQTDLPARLGAEMTQTPFGAYPVVDARGLTTVPGLWAAGNASGFAEQVVNAASRGYRAGAAINGELLMADLDAAAATAGPATTTGSTGTAGAAGV; from the coding sequence GTGGTCACGGTGACCGAGAAGTTCGAAGTGATCGTCGTCGGCGGCGGCGCCGCCGGGCTGTCGGCTGCGCTCGTCCTGGGACGGTCCCGGCGCGGCACGCTGGTGATCGACGCGGGCGAGCCGCGCAACGCGCCCGCCGCGCACATGCACGGCTATCTGTCCCGGGACGGCATGTCCCCCGCCGAGTTCCTGGCCGTCGGCCGTGAGGAGATCGCGCGGTACGGCGTGCGGCTGGTGCGCGACCGCGCGGTGGACGCGACCCGGGTCGACGGCGGCGAGGGCTTCGCCGTCCGGCTGGCGGGCGGGCGGACGGTGCACGCCCGGCAGCTCGTGGTGGCGACCGGCCTGAAGGACGAACTGCCGCCCGTCGCGGGGCTCGCCGAACGCTTCGGCCGGGACGTGCTCCACTGCCCCTACTGCCACGGCTGGGAGGTCCGCGACCGGGCGTTCGGCGTGCTCGCCACGACCTCGATGAGCGTCCACCAGGCGCTGGTCGTCTCCCAGTGGTCGAAGGACGTGGTCCTGTTCCTGCACACGGTGCCCGAGGAGGAGCTGACCGGCGAGGACCGGCGCCGACTGGCCGCGGCCGGAGTGGACGTCGTCGCCGGCGAGGTGGCCGCCCTGGTGGTGGAGGACGACCGGCTCACCGGCGTGCGGCTCGCCGCGGGCGGCCCCGGGGAGGGCGAGGCCCACGACCGCGAGGTCCTGTTCGTCGCGCCCCGGGCGGTGCCGCAGACGGATCTGCCGGCCCGGCTCGGCGCCGAGATGACGCAGACCCCGTTCGGCGCCTACCCCGTGGTCGACGCGCGCGGTCTGACCACGGTGCCCGGCCTGTGGGCGGCCGGCAACGCGTCGGGCTTCGCCGAGCAGGTCGTGAACGCGGCCAGCCGGGGCTACCGGGCCGGCGCCGCGATCAACGGGGAGCTGCTGATGGCGGACCTCGACGCGGCCGCCGCGACAGCCGGGCCGGCCACGACCACCGGGTCCACCGGGACAGCCGGAGCAGCCGGGGTGTAG
- a CDS encoding helix-turn-helix domain-containing protein, giving the protein MTTDGVLAEVGPRLRRIRKEREVTLAALSGATGISVSTLSRLESGLRKPSLELLLPIAQAHQVPLDELVGAPPVGDPRVRAKPLVRHGRTFWPLSRQPGGLQAFKVLVPQREEEPELRTHEGYEWLYVMSGRLRVVLAEHDVVMTAGEAAEFDTRVPHWFGSTGEGPAEFLSLFGPQGERMHVRARPSQR; this is encoded by the coding sequence ATGACTACCGATGGCGTTCTCGCGGAGGTCGGGCCCAGGCTGCGCCGCATCCGCAAGGAGCGGGAGGTGACGCTCGCGGCGCTGTCCGGCGCGACCGGCATCTCCGTCAGCACCCTCTCGCGGCTGGAGTCCGGGCTGCGCAAGCCCAGCCTGGAGCTGCTGCTGCCGATCGCGCAGGCCCACCAGGTGCCGTTGGACGAGCTGGTCGGTGCGCCCCCGGTCGGCGACCCCCGGGTGCGGGCCAAGCCCCTGGTGCGGCACGGGCGCACCTTCTGGCCGCTGTCCCGGCAGCCCGGCGGACTGCAGGCGTTCAAGGTCTTGGTGCCGCAGCGCGAGGAGGAGCCGGAGCTGCGCACCCACGAGGGCTACGAATGGCTCTATGTGATGTCCGGGCGGTTGCGGGTGGTGCTCGCGGAGCACGACGTGGTGATGACGGCGGGGGAGGCGGCCGAGTTCGACACGCGCGTGCCGCACTGGTTCGGATCGACGGGCGAGGGTCCCGCCGAGTTCCTCAGCCTTTTCGGCCCGCAGGGCGAGCGGATGCACGTGCGGGCGCGGCCGTCGCAGAGGTGA
- a CDS encoding NADPH:quinone oxidoreductase family protein translates to MQAWQVHENGEPSEVMRLADVERPTPGDGQVLLRVRAANINFPDVLMCRGHYQVRPPLPFTPGVEICGETEDGRRVIANPALPHGGFAEYAVADAAALLPAPESLDDAEAAALHIGYQTGWFGLHRRARIEAGETLLVHAAAGGVGSAAVQLGKAAGATVIGVVGGAEKAAVARELGCDTVIDRRAEDVVAAVKEATGGRGADVIYDPVGGEAYTQSAKTVAFEGRIVVVGFASGTIPNPALNHALVKNYAILGLHWGLYNTKNPKLVQHCHEQLTDLAARGAIKPLISERTPLDGAAAAVQRVADGVTTGRVAVVPQNGAAV, encoded by the coding sequence ATGCAGGCATGGCAGGTGCACGAGAACGGCGAGCCGAGCGAGGTGATGCGGCTCGCGGACGTGGAGCGGCCCACGCCCGGCGACGGCCAGGTCCTGCTCCGGGTGCGCGCCGCGAACATCAACTTCCCGGACGTGCTGATGTGCCGGGGGCACTACCAGGTCCGGCCGCCGCTGCCGTTCACCCCGGGCGTGGAGATCTGCGGCGAGACCGAGGACGGCCGTCGCGTGATCGCCAACCCGGCCCTGCCGCACGGCGGCTTCGCCGAGTACGCCGTCGCGGACGCCGCCGCCCTGCTGCCCGCCCCCGAGTCGCTGGACGACGCCGAGGCCGCCGCCCTGCACATCGGCTACCAGACCGGCTGGTTCGGCCTGCACCGAAGGGCGCGCATCGAAGCGGGCGAGACGCTCCTCGTCCACGCCGCCGCCGGAGGCGTCGGCAGCGCGGCCGTGCAGCTCGGGAAGGCGGCGGGCGCGACCGTCATCGGCGTCGTGGGCGGCGCCGAGAAGGCGGCCGTCGCCCGGGAGCTCGGCTGCGACACGGTGATCGACCGGCGGGCCGAGGACGTCGTCGCCGCCGTGAAGGAGGCCACCGGCGGCCGGGGCGCCGACGTGATCTACGACCCGGTCGGCGGCGAGGCCTACACGCAGTCCGCGAAGACCGTCGCCTTCGAGGGCCGGATCGTGGTCGTGGGCTTCGCGAGCGGGACCATCCCGAACCCCGCGCTGAACCACGCGCTGGTGAAGAACTACGCGATCCTCGGCCTGCACTGGGGCCTGTACAACACGAAGAACCCGAAGCTGGTCCAGCACTGCCACGAGCAGCTCACCGACCTGGCCGCCCGGGGCGCGATCAAGCCGCTGATCAGCGAGCGCACACCGCTCGACGGAGCCGCCGCCGCCGTGCAGCGGGTCGCCGACGGCGTGACCACCGGCCGGGTCGCCGTCGTACCGCAGAACGGAGCCGCCGTATGA
- a CDS encoding acyl-CoA dehydrogenase family protein — MTDAAELQRRTAQLLADHPPATTGRTEFLEARFDAGLAWVHYPEGLGGLGAPRSLQAVVDAALEAAGAPDNDPRRIGIGLGMAAPTILKYGTDEQKRRFLRPLWTGEEVWCQLFSEPGAGSDLAALGTRAVRADDGDWVVNGQKVWTSSAHVARWAILIARTDPDVPKHAGITYFLCDMTDPGVEVRPLRQITGEAEFNEVFLTEVRIPDARRLGEVGEGWRVAQTTLNNERVAIGGMRLPREGGMIGPVARTWRERPELRTHDLHQRLLKLWVEAEVARLTGERLRQQLASGQPGPEGAGMKLAFARLNQEISGLEVELRGEEGLLYDDWTMRRPELVDFTGRDAGYRYLRSKGNSIEGGTSEVLLNIVAERVLGLPSEPRTDKDVAWKDLAR; from the coding sequence ATGACCGACGCAGCCGAACTCCAGCGCCGCACAGCGCAGTTGCTGGCCGACCACCCGCCCGCCACGACCGGCCGGACGGAGTTCCTCGAGGCCCGCTTCGACGCGGGGCTCGCCTGGGTGCACTACCCCGAGGGCCTCGGCGGCCTCGGCGCCCCCCGCTCCCTCCAGGCCGTCGTCGACGCCGCACTGGAGGCCGCCGGCGCCCCCGACAACGACCCCCGGCGCATCGGCATCGGCCTCGGCATGGCCGCTCCGACGATCCTGAAGTACGGCACCGACGAGCAGAAGCGGCGGTTCCTGCGGCCGCTGTGGACGGGCGAAGAGGTCTGGTGCCAGCTGTTCAGCGAGCCCGGCGCCGGCTCCGACCTGGCCGCGCTCGGCACGCGCGCCGTCCGCGCGGACGACGGTGACTGGGTCGTCAACGGGCAGAAGGTGTGGACCTCCAGCGCGCACGTCGCCCGCTGGGCCATCCTCATCGCCCGCACCGACCCGGACGTGCCCAAGCACGCGGGCATCACCTACTTCCTCTGCGACATGACCGACCCGGGTGTCGAGGTGCGCCCGCTGCGCCAGATCACCGGCGAGGCCGAGTTCAACGAGGTCTTCCTCACCGAGGTGCGCATTCCCGACGCGCGCCGCCTCGGCGAGGTCGGCGAGGGCTGGCGGGTCGCGCAGACCACGCTGAACAACGAACGCGTCGCCATCGGCGGCATGCGACTGCCCCGCGAGGGCGGCATGATCGGCCCGGTCGCCAGGACGTGGCGCGAACGGCCCGAACTGCGCACCCACGACCTGCACCAGCGGCTGTTGAAGCTGTGGGTCGAGGCCGAGGTGGCCCGCCTCACCGGCGAACGCCTGCGCCAGCAGCTCGCGTCGGGCCAGCCCGGCCCCGAGGGCGCCGGCATGAAGCTCGCCTTCGCCCGTCTGAACCAGGAGATCAGCGGCCTGGAGGTGGAACTGCGCGGCGAGGAAGGCCTGCTGTACGACGACTGGACGATGCGCCGCCCCGAGCTCGTGGACTTCACCGGCCGCGACGCCGGGTACCGCTACCTGCGCTCCAAGGGCAACAGCATCGAGGGCGGGACCAGCGAGGTCCTGCTGAACATCGTCGCCGAGCGCGTCCTGGGCCTGCCGTCCGAGCCGCGCACCGACAAGGACGTCGCCTGGAAGGACCTCGCCCGATGA
- a CDS encoding acyl-CoA dehydrogenase family protein, protein MSTQPDLLYTEEEEALRSAVRDLLTDRLDPAGVIARTESDAPHDVSLWKTLTGDMGLAGLLIPEELDGQGATHREAAVVLEELGRAVAPVPYLTSAVVATEALLECGADDLLAGLASATTVAALAVGLHSAPGAAFPAVRLENGLLSGELTGIADAVAADLLLVPADDGGLYAVDASAATVTPQVSFDLTRPLATVTLSGVAAGRRRGDAAPAVRRALRAGAGLLASEQLGLAEWALTETVRYLKERKQFNRSVGGFQALKHRLAQLWLEVVNLRAAARAAADALANGEDADLATAVAQAYAAAVAVRAAEEALQLHAGIGMTWEHPVHLCLKRAKADSIAYGTAGAHRAAVAELVDLRAP, encoded by the coding sequence ATGAGCACACAGCCGGATCTTCTCTACACCGAAGAGGAAGAGGCGCTGCGGTCGGCGGTCCGGGACCTGCTGACCGACCGGCTCGACCCGGCGGGCGTCATCGCGCGGACCGAGTCGGACGCCCCGCACGACGTCTCCCTGTGGAAGACGCTCACCGGCGACATGGGCCTCGCCGGGCTGCTGATCCCGGAGGAGCTGGACGGACAGGGCGCCACCCACCGGGAGGCCGCCGTCGTCCTCGAGGAACTGGGGCGGGCGGTCGCGCCCGTGCCCTATCTGACGAGCGCGGTGGTGGCCACCGAGGCCCTGCTGGAGTGCGGCGCCGACGACCTGCTCGCGGGGCTGGCGTCGGCGACCACGGTCGCAGCGCTCGCCGTGGGGCTGCACAGCGCGCCCGGCGCCGCCTTCCCGGCCGTACGACTCGAGAACGGGCTGCTGTCCGGCGAGCTGACCGGCATCGCCGACGCCGTGGCCGCCGACCTGCTGCTGGTGCCCGCGGACGACGGCGGCCTGTACGCGGTCGATGCCTCGGCCGCGACGGTCACCCCGCAGGTGTCGTTCGACCTCACCCGGCCCCTCGCGACCGTCACGCTCTCCGGGGTCGCGGCCGGGCGTCGGCGCGGCGACGCCGCACCCGCCGTGCGGCGGGCCCTGCGGGCCGGGGCGGGACTCCTCGCCTCCGAGCAACTCGGGCTGGCCGAATGGGCGTTGACCGAGACCGTGCGCTACCTGAAGGAGCGCAAGCAGTTCAACCGGTCCGTCGGCGGCTTCCAGGCCCTCAAGCACCGTCTGGCGCAGCTGTGGCTGGAGGTCGTCAACCTCCGGGCCGCCGCCCGCGCCGCGGCCGACGCGCTGGCGAACGGCGAGGACGCCGACCTCGCGACGGCCGTCGCGCAGGCCTACGCGGCGGCGGTCGCCGTGCGCGCCGCCGAGGAGGCTCTGCAACTGCACGCCGGCATCGGCATGACCTGGGAGCACCCCGTCCACCTGTGCCTCAAGCGGGCCAAGGCCGACTCGATCGCGTACGGCACCGCGGGCGCCCACCGGGCCGCCGTCGCCGAACTCGTCGACCTGCGGGCCCCCTGA
- a CDS encoding phosphodiester glycosidase family protein, whose translation MTRRQKRSRAAGTPPRRKCPALFVALAVVAGATLAGTAPADAATWTGVAPGVTYRQYDLVAAAGTARAHVLGVDLADSRVRLGLLYPGAMAARATVSSLAGRQKAVAGVNGDFFDITEAQHPGVAATGASVGPAVAGGRALKGAVPDAQRFGPAPPRGTDTRAVVGVGADGRARLDSLTLDGWYTAAGRRMPLGGVNQYALPENSVGAYTADWGSVSRRRAACGSDTARAAPCSTGAYEVTVRRGRVVSASVTPGSGAIAAGSTVLVGREAGAQRLRRLIVGQRVAVRYALRSASGSAYGFAVGGIPVLSGGRPLAGLDTSVSAVRTAVGIGDGGRRVFLFALDGAARYRRGLTIAEVAAALRGLGATEGFGLDGGGSSTLVARPPGAAARVTVRNHPSDGAERPVANGVGVFVS comes from the coding sequence GTGACGCGTCGACAAAAACGTTCCAGGGCGGCCGGAACGCCTCCGCGCCGGAAGTGTCCGGCGCTGTTCGTCGCCCTGGCCGTCGTGGCCGGTGCGACGCTCGCGGGAACGGCCCCGGCCGACGCCGCGACCTGGACCGGCGTGGCACCGGGCGTGACGTACCGTCAGTACGACCTGGTCGCGGCCGCCGGCACGGCGCGTGCACATGTGCTCGGCGTCGACCTCGCCGACTCCCGCGTGCGCCTCGGTCTGTTGTACCCGGGGGCGATGGCCGCCCGCGCGACCGTCTCCTCGCTGGCCGGCCGGCAGAAGGCGGTCGCCGGCGTCAACGGCGACTTCTTCGACATCACCGAGGCGCAGCACCCGGGGGTGGCGGCGACCGGGGCGAGCGTCGGTCCGGCGGTCGCCGGCGGAAGGGCGTTGAAGGGCGCGGTCCCGGACGCGCAGCGGTTCGGCCCCGCGCCGCCGCGGGGCACGGACACCAGGGCCGTGGTCGGCGTCGGCGCCGACGGCAGGGCGAGGCTGGACAGTCTGACCCTCGACGGCTGGTACACCGCCGCGGGCCGGCGCATGCCGCTGGGCGGCGTCAACCAGTATGCGCTGCCGGAGAACTCGGTCGGCGCGTACACCGCGGACTGGGGCAGCGTCTCGCGCCGCCGGGCCGCCTGCGGCTCGGACACCGCGCGGGCCGCGCCCTGCAGCACCGGCGCCTACGAGGTCACCGTGCGCAGGGGCCGGGTCGTGTCGGCCTCGGTCACGCCGGGCAGCGGCGCGATCGCCGCCGGCAGCACGGTCCTCGTCGGACGGGAGGCGGGCGCCCAGCGGCTGCGGAGGCTGATCGTGGGGCAACGGGTGGCGGTGCGCTACGCGCTGAGGTCCGCGTCGGGGTCGGCCTACGGCTTCGCCGTGGGCGGCATTCCGGTCCTGTCGGGCGGCCGGCCGCTCGCCGGTCTCGACACGTCGGTCTCCGCGGTGCGCACGGCCGTCGGCATCGGCGACGGGGGACGGCGGGTCTTCCTGTTCGCGCTGGACGGCGCCGCCCGGTACCGCAGGGGCCTGACGATCGCCGAGGTCGCCGCCGCTCTCAGGGGCCTCGGGGCGACGGAGGGCTTCGGTCTGGACGGCGGCGGGTCCTCGACCCTGGTGGCCCGTCCGCCGGGCGCGGCCGCCCGCGTCACGGTCCGCAACCATCCCTCCGACGGGGCGGAGCGGCCCGTGGCGAACGGCGTCGGGGTCTTCGTCAGCTGA